One window of Desulfobacterales bacterium genomic DNA carries:
- a CDS encoding PilC/PilY family type IV pilus protein, with translation TDILEGNLGGEGNIDRFSGKFSVEFNTAPVLDVPIVANYKYYTTYSNMLDFNSSNVTADMLGIDDTHVVGEGYTYDFDGDGNYEADDDRDWLINWVRGYKDGASTKKDWLLGAIDHSMSALQTPPSLPDWYYGTAVTKAERKSFKQFVEDNATRKTVLYNGARDGMLHAFDAGKFRHPESGECPDGNNRGCFLGEDYGTGEELWAFIPANLLPRLKNNVLQGDDQAYVDGSPSLADVRIYNESLSKWEWKTVLLSAQGNGGDTIFCLDVTDPEDPKFMWEFADPDLFRSRSSPSVGKIGRIMVGGEPVWVAFFVSGKTYDAAMYPSIYLINVATGDLVKRVMLDDDASGVGGVPSGQPSIIDSDGNGYIDRMYIGTNKGFLYKVNIPDDPDTNDLEKMQFSNCVINRDFTDTNEPANSVAVDQRYHPIYGTPVVIVDNGVDADGAITYDIKILFGTGDSPYYDEDIDMGNTRYHFFAYRDQTKKGECDDSKVFLDWFIELAEGHRIFSSAFASAGKVYFGTATSETEDPCDGPSTEGLTSLGDIYVIDLATGTETNKLNVGNTVITPIVYDEHLYVKSSSAEVQSFGSGQYDNEVLKAGFPKVEIKAWREFF, from the coding sequence ACACCGACATACTGGAAGGCAACCTGGGCGGAGAGGGCAACATCGACCGCTTTTCCGGTAAATTTAGTGTGGAATTTAACACGGCCCCCGTGCTCGATGTGCCCATTGTGGCCAACTATAAGTATTATACGACATACAGCAACATGCTGGATTTTAACAGCAGCAATGTCACTGCCGATATGCTGGGCATAGATGACACTCATGTCGTTGGTGAAGGTTACACCTATGACTTTGACGGTGACGGCAACTATGAAGCCGATGATGACCGTGACTGGCTGATCAACTGGGTGCGCGGTTACAAAGACGGGGCCAGCACCAAAAAAGACTGGCTGCTGGGCGCCATCGACCACTCCATGTCGGCGCTGCAGACCCCGCCGTCTTTGCCCGATTGGTATTACGGTACGGCGGTCACCAAAGCAGAGCGCAAAAGCTTTAAGCAATTTGTGGAAGACAATGCCACTCGTAAAACCGTGCTTTACAATGGCGCGCGCGACGGCATGCTGCATGCTTTTGACGCCGGAAAATTTCGCCATCCGGAAAGCGGCGAATGCCCCGACGGCAACAATCGCGGCTGTTTTCTGGGCGAAGATTACGGCACCGGCGAAGAGCTGTGGGCCTTTATTCCGGCCAACCTGCTTCCGCGCCTGAAAAACAACGTGCTGCAGGGCGATGATCAGGCCTATGTGGACGGCTCGCCTTCGCTGGCCGATGTGCGCATCTACAATGAATCTTTAAGCAAATGGGAATGGAAAACCGTGCTGCTCTCAGCGCAGGGCAACGGCGGGGACACCATTTTTTGTCTGGATGTCACCGATCCTGAAGATCCCAAATTTATGTGGGAATTTGCCGACCCGGATCTGTTCCGCAGCCGTTCCTCACCGTCGGTAGGCAAGATTGGCCGTATTATGGTCGGCGGTGAACCGGTGTGGGTGGCCTTTTTTGTCTCGGGCAAAACCTACGATGCTGCCATGTATCCGTCCATTTACCTGATCAACGTGGCCACCGGAGATTTGGTCAAGCGTGTGATGCTGGATGACGACGCCAGTGGTGTGGGCGGTGTGCCCAGCGGGCAGCCCTCGATCATTGATTCCGATGGCAACGGCTATATTGACCGCATGTACATCGGCACCAACAAGGGCTTTTTGTACAAGGTCAATATTCCCGATGATCCGGATACCAATGATCTTGAAAAAATGCAGTTTAGCAACTGTGTGATCAACCGCGATTTTACCGATACCAATGAGCCGGCCAATTCGGTGGCTGTTGATCAGCGCTATCATCCGATTTACGGCACACCGGTGGTCATTGTGGACAACGGGGTTGATGCGGACGGCGCCATTACCTACGACATTAAGATTTTGTTTGGCACCGGCGACAGCCCCTATTATGACGAGGACATCGACATGGGCAACACGCGCTACCACTTTTTTGCCTATCGCGATCAGACCAAAAAAGGCGAATGCGACGACAGCAAGGTCTTTTTAGACTGGTTCATAGAGCTGGCTGAAGGTCATCGCATCTTTTCTTCGGCCTTTGCTTCAGCGGGTAAGGTGTATTTTGGCACCGCCACATCAGAGACCGAAGATCCCTGTGATGGTCCCAGCACCGAGGGGCTGACGTCTCTGGGTGATATTTATGTCATTGACCTTGCCACAGGAACTGAGACCAACAAACTCAACGTTGGCAACACGGTGATCACGCCGATCGTCTACGATGAGCACCTGTATGTCAAGTCATCTTCAGCCGAGGTGCAGTCTTTTGGCAGCGGCCAGTACGACAACGAAGTGCTCAAGGCCGGTTTTCCCAAGGTGGAAATCAAGGCCTGGCGTGAGTTCTTTTAA
- a CDS encoding DUF2341 domain-containing protein produces the protein MDILKKKSTRIFKILNSGVPAAFLFATIILLIITVTANAAAPGGEWWDGNYQSRKKITITTGATGAPIGYSVSFTEDTASLIASSKLRSEGNDWRIVYWNGSAWVELDRWVDDIIGDGWNTANTITWFETQAAIGATSSDDNYYVYYGYTGETQSAPASMSDSMGADAASKVFWYADDFEEHAASTDPDGWTDQGTEDFKVMLHGSEKWLQAQTSDNWEDGSTASSMANVGDAIWSAKLYYHQAGTGGEWGGIGVHIGNGNVGYIVIVMDGYWYRADENWGDATGWLANADIHFPLGTKGRIELVTSGTTLDAYWYNPAGYSPEKVTIFTGFNMPAGTGKLAVYIERPWTNPPNDRWIDADDVIVRRYVNPEPTTNLGSEEAPGVAFTQRDFRWYENIDALQPTNPLAGENSTATISTTTDPVRLRMNVTVSDFDLVGSSQDFKLQYATNTVGPWTDVGTGEGTLILANPNIQVIDQLTGLSGTTPTAIELVGFRLSTTSATSTVSEIAVNLSYSGIVDGDVNNFRLYKDSGTIGTYESGTDILVDTVAGNPISGAVTFSSLSESIGISPSHYLIIYDYANGLSASDQITAGIGTADITTTASAKSGNLTNEPTHTASTAAGSVSYTEVTSGANLGTSPGGGGIVFFDGNNDGYLDVALNDDVYTTTIVRLRQNNGNNTFTDRDAQITLTDLGRGLGSGDFNNDGWEDIVWGYGVELQVNSGQPNITFTLATPPENNDEALMFADIDGDGDLDIWNPGQSFLWQRNDGGTTFVGQTTMPGNVGSTANGEGATAADINNDGHIDFLWANSTSTCEAYTNNGNYTYTLDSDVNIDSGPGDISGLPMNVGDHENMEWAWGDCDNDGDLDVFISGADNEGLYINDGDGDFTNEGAARGVSGFNDPIGADWGDVDNDGDLDLIIALNGVASRLYINDGTGSFTDDAVGAGIGTIGDLGKTVGFFDSENDGDLDILVNDPTKLWRNALNDLNSGSYLRVIVKGKGGPNFAPITPIGAQIDVFETGTSNLVGHREIFASFNQLQPPKWQHFGLPASSGGGSGAYDVTVTFPSSGTVVTRSGVVPANESIQIGATNLNQTIEIHEGELGLANPTSQVVNQLGGEAGNTPTEVELVGLKLNTFTGTAAVSQIVVNLSYTGIVDADVNNFRLYQDLGTIGTYESGIDTLVATVAGNPTSGTVTFDGLSESIGTAANHYLCIYDVVNPLAADDQITASVGPSDITSAAALISGDLTDEPTHTAVNVGVWQFYDNGSVANGATITSTLLSASDVNESYGESNPTASNPNGITVGQEGEWDYALDPANISNTSYYFRMVESDGTPFNSYANYPTIDATGTGVFQYRKSITIPAANLSGNCSADLDDFPLLISITDPDLRDKVRGDGYDIVFRWDDGTCGGSSCQGLYHEIEQWNSSTGELIVWVRIPTLSESSDTTIYMYYGNPFVDVPTEDPAEVWDANYVGVWHLHESPNDGVAGHVDSTGNLNVGTPQNFQDGGGGSTNATGKIGGADYFAGDDDLVDCGNNGILNVNYLTIELWININSWVSDGGILAKGDNAYRQYWMWTYDSAGAFEVDEGGHHNHGWDFPAGEWVHLSMTYNGSNVITYRNGVQENTYPQTTGIIDSQTPNLFFGYIPSFNYFDGSLDEVRITNGVRDLCWIQTSFANQNNPGDIGSPGFYTIGGEEGNPATSVSLISFSAAGDGNAVNVAWQTAREFDNVGFHLYRAQAAGGPYTRITDKLISANPQQSRGGYYSYLDANVSVGQLYYYKLEDIDVFGKHTLHGPVCVDWDADGMHDDWEISHGLSPWINDANIDSDGDGLTNLEEYERGTDPFNPDSDGDGILDGDEDGRIERSEDNGARQLTRGIEVLSEDESGMTLELITTAFNAEVVTAGSEEFEQLSIAEYVHGFTSELGTPQLPLRGMLINVPEGRVAQLTVLSNTVEPHYGYRVYPVPQDVLDVQGAASAVGQEFVQDQTAYNVDQFYPQAVAELGQSYVLREQIKQQVIFYPLSFNAASGQLNFYRRIKVRIDFIDAHYAHLESLTNQPWQPPKATAALMAPIAVGLAACPLLANPISPLLSSLGAAIAAVWSPPQGDGSAVYKIVTSAEGIYRIERAWLLAQGLDASEVDDIDLDQVRLFNRGEEVAVYVEDQATAGQLDAGDYIEFYAVDLTAAETKYSTENVYWLTPSGGAGLPKRMGAIDAAPTGGGLLSDDFDHTAHHELNQAYWIKAPGADDIERWFFNSYVQGDEHGGGGLPVPFTISVPAPVGSGTLKISMAGQTTTDHVVEVVINGESQIINWSDIAYTEAILTDVPLNPGDNTVTLQCLSADGNDSVIVDFFEISYRRDYVAGADDTLKFAPDAGDLYLIEDFTSNSLLAYDISDPTDVAILENGVISGAGPYDIELEPASPGDSYLVAAAAAINNPDRLAVERTSTLSDTANGADYILITHRDVGWDGSDQRAWLEDLVALRQAQGFRVFVADIEDIYDEFNYGIQHPAALKDFLSYAYSDWETPAPGYVLLVGDSTYDPNNNWVAGDTTPYLPAYLIFTDFKGETVSDNWFVTISGDDAVADMHIGRLPAADDSQAATMVDKIITYESSPNSKFVDPDAWEKNILLVADDQRPGEDYAYEAVFEIMNDTAADMLPTGMAAPVKGYLADYVDEDFLTDDIIDAINDGVLMVNYSGHGATQIWADENIFNAGDVASLTNTDKHPFFVSMSCETGVYTYPEPLGFASLAEAMLRSDAGAVAALMPTGMTTTPGQEILNNALFEAIFTDDVRTLGPAIAAAKQTLLANGDAYYEQIAATFMLFGDPATTLKVPLPYKPNDVRAKRKDKKVRIRWHAATDCDGNPVDGYNIYWAATAAGPFSKINVDPVTELVYFDSQMGVGIDAGGGSGSGYYVVSSVDSAGDESVQSLAVRPAAAAASAGSSVVGCFISSAQDTMSLKAMGLVVLSILALCIWRKAKGKGRKEYNPIDRSASIQ, from the coding sequence TTGGATATACTGAAAAAGAAAAGCACCAGAATTTTCAAAATTCTTAACAGCGGAGTACCCGCAGCCTTTCTTTTTGCGACAATCATCCTGCTGATCATAACTGTAACGGCCAATGCAGCCGCGCCTGGTGGAGAATGGTGGGACGGTAATTATCAGAGTCGCAAGAAGATTACAATTACAACCGGCGCAACGGGTGCGCCAATAGGATACTCTGTCTCCTTTACCGAGGACACCGCGTCTCTTATCGCCAGTAGCAAACTTCGATCCGAGGGTAATGATTGGCGTATAGTTTACTGGAATGGTTCGGCATGGGTGGAGCTTGACCGTTGGGTGGATGACATCATAGGTGATGGTTGGAACACAGCCAATACAATTACCTGGTTTGAGACTCAGGCTGCGATCGGCGCTACCTCTTCAGATGACAACTATTATGTCTATTACGGATATACTGGTGAAACCCAATCTGCGCCAGCATCCATGTCAGACTCCATGGGTGCGGACGCCGCTTCAAAGGTTTTCTGGTATGCAGATGATTTTGAAGAGCATGCCGCCAGTACAGACCCCGACGGTTGGACCGACCAGGGTACAGAAGATTTTAAAGTCATGCTCCATGGTTCTGAAAAATGGCTCCAGGCCCAAACCTCCGATAACTGGGAAGATGGTTCAACAGCTTCCAGTATGGCCAACGTTGGTGATGCGATCTGGAGCGCCAAGCTCTATTACCATCAAGCCGGCACTGGTGGTGAATGGGGTGGAATCGGTGTTCATATTGGTAATGGCAATGTTGGTTACATTGTAATCGTCATGGATGGTTATTGGTACAGGGCTGATGAAAACTGGGGTGATGCAACTGGTTGGCTGGCGAACGCAGATATTCATTTTCCACTGGGGACGAAAGGACGAATTGAACTAGTTACCAGTGGCACCACGCTTGATGCCTATTGGTACAATCCTGCGGGTTACAGTCCGGAAAAGGTGACCATATTCACAGGTTTCAACATGCCTGCAGGTACAGGAAAACTGGCTGTTTATATCGAACGTCCCTGGACTAACCCCCCTAATGACAGATGGATCGATGCGGATGATGTTATCGTGCGCAGATATGTGAATCCCGAGCCTACCACCAATCTAGGCAGCGAAGAAGCCCCTGGAGTTGCGTTTACTCAAAGAGATTTTCGCTGGTATGAAAATATCGATGCCCTTCAACCGACCAATCCTTTAGCGGGTGAAAACAGCACGGCAACCATTTCTACTACAACCGACCCGGTTCGTCTCCGTATGAATGTAACGGTCTCTGATTTTGATTTGGTTGGTTCTTCGCAAGATTTTAAACTGCAATATGCCACCAACACCGTCGGTCCCTGGACAGATGTTGGAACCGGCGAAGGCACCCTTATTTTAGCCAATCCGAATATCCAAGTCATCGATCAGCTAACCGGACTGTCGGGCACAACGCCTACAGCTATAGAATTGGTAGGATTCAGGTTGAGCACGACGAGTGCAACCTCCACGGTATCCGAGATCGCTGTCAATCTATCCTACTCGGGCATTGTGGATGGAGATGTCAATAATTTCCGGCTTTACAAAGATTCAGGCACCATCGGCACCTATGAGTCTGGTACAGACATTCTGGTGGACACGGTGGCTGGCAATCCTATCAGCGGTGCGGTGACATTTTCCTCTTTAAGTGAGTCCATCGGCATCAGCCCAAGCCATTATTTGATCATCTATGATTATGCTAATGGGCTCTCGGCCAGCGACCAAATAACAGCAGGTATTGGCACTGCTGATATTACCACGACAGCCTCAGCCAAATCCGGAAATCTCACCAACGAACCGACCCATACGGCTTCTACTGCTGCTGGATCTGTAAGTTACACTGAGGTTACTTCCGGAGCTAATTTAGGAACAAGCCCAGGCGGTGGCGGTATCGTATTCTTTGATGGCAACAATGACGGCTATTTAGATGTGGCTTTGAATGACGATGTCTATACCACCACAATTGTAAGGCTCAGACAAAATAACGGCAATAATACGTTTACGGATCGTGATGCCCAAATAACCCTGACAGACCTCGGTAGAGGTCTTGGTTCAGGAGATTTTAATAATGACGGCTGGGAAGATATTGTCTGGGGTTATGGGGTCGAGCTCCAAGTCAACTCCGGACAACCGAATATTACGTTTACTTTAGCCACTCCTCCTGAAAATAATGACGAAGCGTTGATGTTTGCGGACATAGATGGTGATGGTGATTTGGACATATGGAACCCTGGGCAAAGTTTTCTCTGGCAGAGAAATGATGGAGGAACCACATTCGTGGGCCAGACAACTATGCCCGGTAACGTGGGATCGACTGCCAACGGTGAAGGCGCCACGGCTGCGGATATCAATAACGATGGCCATATCGATTTTTTGTGGGCGAATTCCACGAGCACCTGCGAGGCGTATACGAATAATGGAAATTATACTTATACGCTTGATAGTGATGTAAACATTGATTCTGGGCCGGGAGATATCTCCGGCTTACCAATGAATGTCGGAGATCATGAAAACATGGAGTGGGCCTGGGGCGATTGTGACAATGACGGAGATTTGGATGTTTTCATATCAGGGGCTGACAACGAGGGACTGTATATAAATGACGGGGACGGTGACTTTACCAACGAAGGCGCTGCAAGGGGGGTGTCGGGCTTCAACGATCCAATTGGGGCAGACTGGGGTGATGTTGACAACGACGGCGATTTGGATTTGATCATTGCACTGAATGGCGTCGCCTCCCGTCTCTATATCAACGATGGTACGGGTAGTTTCACGGACGATGCGGTTGGCGCTGGTATTGGAACCATCGGTGACCTCGGTAAAACGGTTGGTTTCTTTGACTCAGAAAATGATGGGGACCTTGATATTCTGGTTAATGATCCAACCAAACTCTGGCGCAACGCTCTTAATGACCTAAACAGTGGTAGCTATTTAAGGGTTATCGTAAAAGGAAAAGGAGGACCGAACTTCGCTCCGATTACGCCAATCGGAGCACAAATTGATGTATTTGAGACGGGCACCAGTAATCTCGTCGGTCACAGGGAAATATTCGCATCGTTTAACCAGCTGCAGCCGCCCAAGTGGCAACATTTTGGTCTGCCTGCTTCATCCGGCGGCGGAAGCGGGGCCTATGATGTTACGGTCACATTTCCAAGCAGTGGCACTGTCGTTACCCGATCCGGTGTGGTTCCTGCTAATGAGTCCATCCAAATTGGTGCGACAAATCTAAATCAGACCATTGAAATTCATGAAGGCGAACTCGGCTTGGCCAATCCAACTTCTCAGGTTGTCAATCAACTGGGTGGAGAAGCAGGCAACACCCCCACTGAAGTGGAATTAGTGGGACTGAAATTGAACACGTTTACGGGCACGGCCGCAGTTTCTCAGATAGTGGTCAATCTTTCCTACACAGGAATCGTGGACGCTGACGTGAATAACTTCCGGCTTTACCAGGACCTTGGAACCATTGGCACCTATGAGTCCGGCATTGACACCCTGGTCGCAACGGTGGCCGGCAACCCCACCAGCGGTACGGTGACATTTGACGGTCTAAGCGAATCCATCGGCACCGCGGCAAATCATTACCTGTGTATTTATGATGTTGTAAATCCGCTCGCTGCCGATGATCAGATTACGGCCTCCGTTGGCCCCTCCGATATTACCTCTGCGGCTGCACTTATATCCGGCGATTTGACCGATGAGCCGACCCATACGGCAGTAAACGTCGGTGTCTGGCAGTTCTACGATAACGGTTCTGTTGCAAACGGGGCTACGATTACCTCTACTCTTCTTTCTGCGTCCGATGTAAATGAGTCCTATGGCGAAAGTAATCCCACGGCCTCGAATCCCAATGGTATCACAGTGGGCCAGGAGGGTGAATGGGATTATGCCCTGGATCCCGCAAATATCAGCAATACTAGCTATTATTTCCGCATGGTGGAATCAGACGGGACACCTTTCAATTCATATGCAAATTATCCAACTATTGATGCCACCGGCACCGGCGTCTTTCAATACAGAAAATCGATTACCATTCCTGCGGCGAACCTGAGTGGAAATTGTTCGGCCGACCTGGATGATTTCCCCCTTCTCATCAGCATCACGGACCCTGACCTTCGAGACAAGGTTAGGGGCGATGGCTATGACATTGTCTTTAGGTGGGATGACGGTACCTGCGGAGGAAGTTCGTGTCAAGGCTTGTACCATGAGATTGAACAGTGGAACAGTTCAACAGGAGAGTTAATCGTCTGGGTGAGAATTCCTACGCTATCTGAATCGTCAGATACAACTATTTATATGTACTACGGGAACCCCTTCGTCGATGTGCCCACTGAAGACCCGGCAGAGGTCTGGGATGCCAATTACGTGGGTGTCTGGCATTTGCATGAGAGTCCCAACGACGGTGTGGCTGGACACGTGGATTCAACAGGTAACCTCAATGTTGGCACACCACAGAACTTCCAGGACGGTGGTGGAGGCTCCACCAATGCGACTGGAAAAATAGGTGGGGCAGACTATTTTGCTGGCGACGATGATCTTGTAGATTGCGGTAATAATGGCATTCTCAATGTCAACTATCTCACGATTGAGCTCTGGATCAATATTAATAGCTGGGTGAGTGATGGCGGCATTCTGGCAAAAGGTGATAACGCCTACAGGCAATACTGGATGTGGACTTATGATAGTGCCGGGGCATTTGAAGTTGATGAAGGCGGCCATCACAATCATGGTTGGGATTTTCCTGCTGGAGAGTGGGTACATCTATCCATGACCTATAACGGGTCGAATGTCATTACATACAGAAATGGCGTACAGGAGAATACTTATCCTCAAACAACCGGCATCATCGACAGCCAGACACCGAATTTGTTTTTCGGATACATCCCGAGCTTCAATTATTTTGACGGCAGCCTGGACGAAGTTCGCATCACCAATGGAGTGCGAGATCTCTGCTGGATTCAAACCTCTTTCGCCAACCAGAACAATCCGGGCGATATCGGCAGCCCCGGATTTTACACCATCGGCGGTGAGGAAGGCAACCCGGCGACGTCTGTCTCGTTGATTTCCTTTTCGGCTGCAGGCGACGGCAATGCGGTTAACGTGGCATGGCAGACCGCACGTGAGTTTGACAACGTGGGCTTTCACCTGTACCGCGCGCAAGCTGCGGGCGGACCCTACACACGCATAACCGACAAGCTCATATCGGCCAATCCGCAGCAGAGCAGAGGGGGCTACTACAGCTATCTGGATGCCAATGTCAGTGTTGGGCAGCTGTATTACTATAAGCTTGAAGACATCGATGTGTTTGGCAAGCATACGCTGCACGGGCCGGTGTGTGTGGACTGGGATGCGGACGGCATGCACGATGACTGGGAGATTAGCCATGGCCTTAGTCCCTGGATCAATGATGCGAATATCGACTCTGACGGTGACGGGCTGACCAACTTAGAAGAATATGAGCGCGGCACCGACCCGTTTAACCCCGACAGCGACGGTGACGGGATCTTGGATGGCGATGAAGATGGCCGCATCGAACGCTCAGAAGATAACGGTGCGCGCCAACTGACCCGCGGCATCGAGGTGCTTTCCGAAGATGAGAGCGGCATGACCCTGGAGCTGATCACCACAGCTTTTAACGCTGAAGTGGTCACAGCGGGCAGCGAAGAGTTTGAACAGCTGTCGATTGCCGAATACGTGCATGGGTTTACATCCGAGCTTGGTACCCCGCAGCTGCCGCTAAGAGGCATGCTGATCAATGTGCCAGAAGGTAGGGTGGCGCAGTTGACGGTGTTGAGCAACACCGTTGAGCCCCATTACGGTTACCGCGTCTATCCGGTGCCCCAGGACGTACTCGACGTTCAGGGTGCAGCTTCAGCAGTGGGCCAGGAGTTTGTGCAGGATCAAACCGCTTACAACGTGGACCAGTTTTATCCACAGGCAGTAGCCGAACTGGGCCAAAGCTATGTGCTGCGCGAGCAGATCAAACAACAGGTCATCTTTTATCCGCTAAGCTTTAATGCCGCCAGCGGTCAGCTTAATTTTTACCGGCGCATTAAAGTGCGCATTGATTTTATCGATGCCCATTATGCCCATTTAGAAAGCTTAACCAATCAGCCCTGGCAGCCGCCCAAAGCCACCGCGGCTTTGATGGCACCAATTGCCGTTGGGTTGGCCGCTTGTCCCTTGCTGGCCAACCCCATCAGCCCGCTGCTCTCATCGCTGGGCGCAGCGATTGCTGCGGTGTGGAGCCCGCCGCAAGGCGACGGCTCTGCGGTTTACAAGATTGTCACTTCTGCCGAGGGCATTTATCGTATTGAGCGCGCCTGGCTGCTGGCACAAGGCCTTGATGCAAGCGAGGTCGATGACATCGATCTTGACCAGGTGCGCCTGTTTAACCGCGGCGAGGAAGTGGCGGTCTACGTTGAAGATCAGGCAACAGCGGGCCAGCTGGATGCCGGCGATTACATCGAGTTTTACGCTGTTGACCTTACCGCAGCTGAGACCAAATACAGCACCGAAAATGTCTACTGGCTGACGCCAAGCGGCGGGGCGGGGCTGCCCAAACGCATGGGGGCCATCGATGCCGCACCTACCGGTGGCGGTCTGCTGTCAGATGATTTTGACCATACCGCACACCATGAACTTAATCAGGCCTACTGGATCAAAGCGCCCGGCGCTGATGACATCGAGCGCTGGTTTTTTAACTCCTATGTGCAGGGCGATGAGCACGGCGGCGGGGGGCTGCCGGTGCCCTTTACCATCAGCGTGCCGGCTCCGGTCGGCAGCGGCACCTTAAAGATATCGATGGCTGGACAAACCACTACCGACCATGTGGTTGAAGTGGTGATCAACGGTGAGTCACAGATCATTAACTGGAGTGATATTGCCTACACCGAGGCCATATTAACCGATGTGCCCTTAAACCCGGGTGATAATACGGTTACTTTGCAGTGTCTAAGCGCAGACGGCAACGACTCGGTTATCGTGGATTTTTTTGAGATCAGCTACCGGCGCGATTATGTTGCCGGCGCTGACGATACCTTAAAATTTGCCCCTGACGCCGGTGATCTTTATTTGATTGAAGACTTTACCAGCAACAGCCTGCTGGCCTATGACATCAGCGACCCCACCGATGTGGCCATTTTAGAAAACGGGGTGATCAGCGGTGCCGGCCCCTATGACATCGAGCTTGAGCCCGCCAGCCCCGGTGATAGCTACCTGGTGGCGGCAGCTGCGGCGATTAACAACCCGGATCGGCTGGCAGTTGAGCGCACCTCCACGCTGTCTGATACGGCCAATGGGGCCGACTATATCCTGATCACCCACCGCGATGTCGGCTGGGACGGCAGCGACCAAAGAGCGTGGCTGGAGGATCTTGTGGCCCTTCGACAGGCTCAGGGCTTTAGAGTGTTTGTGGCTGATATTGAAGACATCTACGATGAGTTTAACTACGGCATTCAACACCCGGCAGCCCTTAAGGATTTTCTATCCTATGCCTACAGTGATTGGGAAACGCCCGCACCCGGTTATGTGCTGCTGGTCGGAGACAGCACCTATGATCCCAATAACAACTGGGTGGCTGGCGATACCACACCCTATCTGCCCGCATATCTGATCTTTACCGACTTTAAGGGTGAGACAGTTTCCGACAACTGGTTTGTGACCATCAGCGGCGATGATGCAGTGGCTGATATGCACATTGGACGCCTGCCGGCAGCCGATGACAGCCAGGCTGCCACCATGGTCGATAAGATCATCACCTATGAGAGCAGCCCTAACAGCAAGTTTGTCGACCCGGATGCCTGGGAGAAAAATATTTTACTGGTCGCAGACGACCAGCGGCCCGGTGAGGACTATGCCTACGAGGCGGTCTTTGAGATTATGAACGACACCGCTGCGGACATGCTGCCAACCGGCATGGCTGCCCCGGTTAAAGGCTATCTGGCCGATTATGTGGATGAGGACTTTTTAACCGATGATATCATCGATGCCATCAACGACGGGGTGCTGATGGTCAACTACTCGGGTCACGGGGCCACCCAGATCTGGGCGGATGAGAACATCTTTAATGCCGGTGATGTGGCTTCTTTGACCAACACCGACAAGCACCCGTTTTTTGTGTCCATGAGCTGTGAGACCGGTGTGTATACTTACCCCGAACCTTTGGGTTTTGCCTCGCTGGCAGAGGCCATGCTGCGCTCAGATGCCGGGGCAGTGGCGGCCTTGATGCCCACGGGCATGACCACCACCCCGGGCCAGGAGATTTTAAACAACGCGCTTTTTGAGGCCATCTTTACCGATGATGTGCGCACTCTGGGCCCGGCCATCGCAGCAGCCAAACAAACCCTTTTGGCTAACGGTGATGCCTATTATGAGCAGATTGCGGCCACCTTTATGCTGTTTGGCGATCCGGCCACAACGCTGAAGGTGCCCCTGCCCTACAAACCCAACGATGTGCGCGCCAAACGCAAAGACAAAAAGGTGCGCATTCGCTGGCATGCGGCCACCGATTGTGACGGCAACCCGGTAGACGGCTACAACATCTACTGGGCAGCCACCGCAGCAGGGCCCTTTAGTAAGATCAACGTCGATCCGGTCACCGAGCTGGTCTATTTTGACAGCCAGATGGGGGTGGGCATCGATGCAGGCGGTGGCAGCGGCAGCGGCTATTATGTGGTCAGCTCTGTGGACAGCGCAGGAGATGAAAGTGTGCAGAGTCTTGCGGTCAGACCCGCAGCCGCGGCTGCTTCAGCCGGCAGCAGTGTGGTGGGGTGTTTTATATCATCCGCTCAAGATACAATGTCGCTCAAAGCAATGGGGTTGGTTGTACTATCGATTTTGGCCTTATGTATCTGGCGCAAGGCAAAAGGCAAAGGGCGAAAGGAATATAATCCAATAGACCGAAGCGCATCGATTCAGTAA
- a CDS encoding PqqD family protein, which produces MNGLNRVYQKNQNFVFRQIDDETLLVPIKDSVGDMGSIYNLNSVAAFVWQHLDGQNSLKDIKGLIETEFEVSGPVAEQDLTDFVAQLDKIDAIFQEASNKETE; this is translated from the coding sequence ATGAACGGACTGAATCGGGTGTACCAAAAGAATCAAAATTTTGTCTTTCGTCAAATTGATGATGAAACTCTGCTGGTTCCCATCAAGGATAGTGTCGGTGATATGGGGTCCATTTACAATTTAAATTCGGTGGCGGCGTTCGTGTGGCAGCATCTGGACGGCCAAAATTCACTAAAGGATATCAAAGGCTTAATTGAAACTGAATTTGAGGTATCCGGTCCAGTTGCCGAGCAGGATCTGACGGATTTTGTCGCTCAATTAGATAAAATTGACGCTATATTTCAAGAAGCTTCAAATAAGGAGACTGAGTAA